The Nostoc cf. commune SO-36 genomic sequence AAACTTGCCATTTTGAACTAATTCTTGCTCTAAGTTTTGCCCATCAATATATTCTTGCACCAAGTAAAAAAATTGGTCTTCTTGTACTGATTGCAAGCTATTAACAATCACTGGAAAGAAAGCAAACAAGTCAGGAATTTGCTCGTGGTCATTACCAAGCTGTGCTAAAACTTCTGCCTCTCTCTCAAACATTAACTGCGCTTGTTGCAGTTGATCTGAGGTTAAATTTCCCGATGGTTGAAACTGCTTAACGACGCATTGACGCATTCCTGGTATTCGGCGATCGCGTGCCAAAAATGCTGCTCCAAATCCGCCTCTTCCCAGCAGCTTCGTTGGCACGTATCTACCATCTAATAGCAGTGGCATACCACAGGTAGTGCAATACTTTTGCTGGGTTGTTTTTAGGGTTGTAATATTATCTAAATCGGCAAAATAGTTTTGTGGGCGTGGACAACGTGGACGAGTGCAGTAAACTTCCATTTTCGTAATTAGTCAAAATAATTCGTAATTGATAATGAAGCTCTCTACCAGACACTACGCGTAGCTTGCTTCCCCATAGGGATACGCGGACTGGCTAACGCTACGCTAACGTACTTCGTAAATACTTCAGGTTACAGAAAAACTAAATTTATTAATCAAGAACCAAAAACTTTTTTCCTGATGTTAAACCCCTGGTTTGCTTACAGCATCCTGCACAAACAGCGATGGGTTAATAATTACGAATTACGTTAGCGACAGAGGAGCGTCATTACGAATTATTTGGTCATTGGTAATGTACAAAAAACATTGGACAAATGACAAACGACTAAATAACGTGATTTTAGCCTTCGTCTGATAAGTTGGGTGTTAGTACCTCCAGTGTAGTTAATACTATGTTTTTTTGTGCCAATTTTAACACATCTTGATTCCATTCTGGGTTAGCGAACTGGGGCAAAATTTCTTGACTAAAGGCTTCTGCGGCTTTGGATCTATAGCGATTGGGATTAAAAATCAGCCACAATGTCCGTTTGACAACGACACCTTCAATGGCGGGTACGGTGTAGAACACCCATTTGTAACTCTTTAGCGATCGCACTAGTTGAAACAAAGGCAGCCCCCAAACCAGATTGCACAGCATTTTTAATCGCTTCAATGGAATTTAATTCCATTTCCACCTTCAAACGTCTGGGATCAATTTCACAACGTGACAACACTTGGTCAATAACTTTGCGGATAGTCGATTGGGAATCTAGGGCAATGAATTGTAATTTATATAGGTCTTCTTTTTGGATTGTTTCAAGTTTGGCAAAGGGATGAAAAACAGGTAGAATCAGCGCGAGTTCGTCTTCAGCGTAAGGAATAACTTCTAACGATTCTGACAGCTCACCAGGAATTTCACCGCCGATAATTGCTAGATCAACTTGTCCATTAGCGACACTCCAAGCAGTTCGCCTAGTTGAGTGAACGTGTAATTGCACTGCCACATCAGCATATTTTTGTCGGAACATCCCGATCATTCTGGGCAAAAGATAAGTGCCGGTGGTTTGAGAAGCACCGACAATTAAAAGTACCACCTTGGAGATTTTGTAAATCCTCGATCGCCCGGCAGGTTTCCTGACAGAGACTAAGAATTTTTTCGCCGTAGCTTAAGAGTAGATGCCCTGCTTCGGTTAATTGGGCGCGTCGTCCTCCACGATCGAATAAAGGAACATCGAGCTGCCGTTCGAGATTTTGCACTTGCAAACTCACGGCAGGCTGTGAGACGTAAAGACTATCAGCGGCACGCTTGAAGCTTCCTTCTACAGCGATCGCTTTCAGGATACGTAACTGATCTAAAGTGAAAGGAAGGTCAGACATAAGGCTCAACCCACAAACTTTTAAAGGAGCGGATGCACACAACAAATCAGGTTTAGCAGTAATTAGCTGGGCATGATTTGTTGGATATTAAACTTGAAGGCTTAACTCGAAAAAGACAGTAGCACAACATCTAGACTAAAGTCTCCTTTTGAATACTTTGTGGTATTGGTTGTACTGAATTCAGTTTTCTTTAAATTACTTCACCTGTGTATATGCTGCTGATTTCTTGGTTGACACCCAGTCATTTTGTCATACTGGGGTTACAAATAGTTTTTGCGATCGCTCACAGTGGAGGCGCTGCTTTACGCCCTTGGGCAGAAAAACACATTGGCCCAAGGCTTTATCGCATTCTCTTTGCATTAATCAGCCTACCGTTGGCTGTGATATTGATTATTTACTTTTTTGGGCACCGCTATGATGGTTTGCAACTTTGGCAGGTACAAGGGGTGCTAGGAGTGCGAGAATTTGTTTGGCTGCTGTCAGCAATCTCGTTTTTGTTTTTATATCCTGCTACCTTCAATCTACTAGAAATTGCTGCCATTCAAAAGCCCCAAGTTCATCTCTACGAAACAGGAATCATTCGGATTACCCGTCATCCCCAGATGGTGGGACAAATAATTTGGTGTGTTGCCCATACTCTCTGGCTGGGAACTACCTTTACCCTTGTGACTTCCATTGGATTGGTCTTGCATCACTTGTTTGGAGTTTGGCACGGCGATCGCCGCCTGAGCGATCGTTATGGAGAAGCTTTCGAAATTGCCAAACAGCGGACTTCAATTATTCCCTTTAAAGCAATTATTGACGGACGTCAATCTCTCAAATGGGAGGAATTTTTGCGCCCTGCCTATTTAGGAGTTGCCATTTTCATCGCTTTGCTTTGGTGGTCGCATCCACTGTTGATGGAAGCAACTAGTAGGATAGTATGGTAAATTTAAATGATCCCCAGTGTCAGCATAAAATGCCAAAAAACGGAAAATCTCAGCTTATCAATTGCTCCAAATCAATGTAGGATAAATTCAAACATCTATCATTAGTAAGAGCGTTCAGTCAGCTTGAGATTTTATATTGGTGGTCATTGGTCAATTGCCTTTCCTTGGAAAACGTGGCAGATTTAGTTAAATCTCCAGGCGGCCTCGGCAACCAGGAGTTTAACATCCAAAAAAAGCCAGCGCGATTTCACGGTGGCTTTTTTGTCACAGACACATTAACGCACTCAATTTTTCTCTGTCCTGAAATTTTTGTCCTAAAAGCATCTATCGATAGTTACTGACTTGCCAATCTTTTACTTCAGTGCTGATAGCTAGTTTGATATAAAAACCTTATAAACCAAGAGGCGTCATGGTGTTGTCGGTTAGTGAGCGGACATTTACTCAAGAAGTTTTAGAATCTCCTATTCCTGTTTTAGTTAATTTTGAAGCACCTTGGTGTGGCTTGTGCCGGATTATCCACCCCCTGTTGTTGCAATTTCAAGCCCAATGTGGGGAAGAAATTAAATTAGTTGGGGTTAATGCTGATCAAAATTTTAAATTGTCTACTACTTATAGGCTTAAATCACTACCCACTTTACTATTGATTGAAAATGGTACTGTTCGCCATCGCTTGGAATGCTTTCGCGGCAGAGAAGATTTACGTCTGGCTTTAGAAGAGATTAAAGCCAGCTACAGCCAGCGCCCCAAAATCTACAAAAGTTCAAAGACAGTGGAGTTGGAGTGTCGGTCAGCTTAATGGTCATTGGTATCAGACATAGGTAATTGGGCATGGGGCATAGTTACAAATGACAAATAACCAATGACAAATGACCAATGACCAGTAATGAAATCTAAAACCATGCTTAACACCCCACCCAACTCAGTCTTGGGTGGGTTATTTTATCCTAAAGGGTGTGTGTCACAATTATTAACAGTTTAGACACGCTAAATCAAGAATTTTAAAAGTAGGCGTCAGTGATGGAAGTAATCTATCAGTATGCCTGGCTGATTCCGGTGTTCCCTCTTCTTGGGGCAATGCTGGTCGGTCTAGGGTTAATCTCGTTTAATCAGGTGACAAACCGCCTACGGCAGCTTAACGCTGTGGTGATTATCTCCATGATGGCAGCTGCTATGGCACTGTCCTTTGCCTTGTTATGGAGTCAAATTCAAGGACACGCGTCTTATATTCGCACCTTTGAGTGGGCGGCAGCAGGTAATTTTCACCTGAGCATGGGCTACACTATTGACCACCTGACAGCCTTAATGCTGGTGATTGTCACAACGGTAGCCTGTTTAGTCATGGTTTACACCGATGGCTACATGGCTCACGATCCCGGTTACGTGAGGTTTTACGCCTATCTGAGTTTGTTTGGCTCCTCAATGTTAGGTCTGGTGGTCAGCCCCAACCTAGTACAGATTTATATATTCTGGGAACTGGTCGGGATGTGTTCCTACTTGCTGGTCGGTTTTTGGTACGATCGCAAGTCAGCAGCAGATGCCGCTCAAAAAGCGTTTGTAACCAACCGCGTCGGCGACTTTGGTCTATTACTCGGCATTTTGGGGCTGTACTGGGCAACAGGAAGCTTTGATTTTAATATCATGGGCGATCGCCTCGCCCAACTTGTCGAATCAGGTTCTATCAGCAATTTTCTCGCTGTCCTATTGGCGATTTTAGTTTTCTTAGGCCCAGTTGCAAAATCAGCCCAATTCCCCCTCCATGTCTGGCTACCAGATGCGATGGAAGGCCCCACCCCCATTTCTGCCTTGATTCACGCGGCAACAATGGTGGCGGCGGGTGTTTTCCTAATTGCCCGGATGTACCCAGTATTTGAAGGCGTTCCAGTTGCAATGAATGTCATTGCCTTTACTGGGGCGTTTACGGCGTTTTTGGGGGCTAGCATTGCCATTACCCAAAACGACATCAAAAAGGGCTTGGCTTATTCCACCATTTCCCAACTGGGTTACATGGTGATGGCAATGGGCATAGGTTCCTACAGTGCTGGACTATTCCACCTAATGACCCACGCCTATTTCAAGGCGATGCTGTTCTTGGGTTCAGGTTCAGTAATTCATGGCATGGAAGGTGTTGTCGGTCACGACCCCGCATTAGCGCAAGATATGCGTTTGATGGGTGGACTGCGAAAGTATATGCCCGTCACAGCAACTACCTTTTTGATTGGTTGCTTGGCAATTTCTGGTATTCCACCCTTTGCTGGTTTCTGGTCAAAAGATGAAATTTTAGGAAAGGCTTTTGAGGCTAATCCATTCCTCTGGTTTATCGGCTGGCTAACTGCCGGGATTACAGCTTTCTATATGTTTAGAATGTATTTCATGACATTTGAAGGCAAATTCCGGGGTACTGACGAGAAAATCAAGGAAAAACTCAAGAAAGCTGCGGCGACAATTGTTCTGGAATTAGAGTCAGAAGAACCAGTCCCGAATTTTGGGCCTGGGGCAATGAAGAAAGGAGAATTGGCGGCAACTAGTCAGCAGCATGATTCCCATGACTCTCACGAGCATCACAGCGACTTCCCCCACGAATCGCCGTGGACAATGACGCTGCCGTTGGCACTGTTGGCTGTGCCTTCTATTTTGATTGGTTTGGTGGGAACTCCCTACGCCAATTATTTTGAAGAGTTTATCTTTCCTCCTAGTGAAACCCTCTCCGAAGTTATAGAAAAGGCTTCCGAGTTCAATCCGACGGAATTCTACATCATGGCGGGTGCTTCAGTCGGAATTTCTTTAATTGCGATTACCCTGGCTTCGCTGATGTATTTGCGCCGTAAAATTGACCCGGCTGCGATCGCTGCTCAAATCAAACCACTTTACGAGTTATCCCTCAACAAGTGGTACTTTGATGACATTTACCATCGGGTTTTTGTCCTCGGCTTGCGTCGCCTAGCTAGACAAGTTATGGAAGTTGACTTCCGCGTTGTAGATGGTGCTGTTAACACTCACAGGCTTTCTTTACCCTTGTTAGCGGTGAAGGTCTGAAGTACCTAGAAAACGGTCGCGCTCAATTCTATGCCTTGATTGTGTTTGGGGCGGTTTTGGGCTTAGTGATTGTCTTTGGTGTTACCTGATTTTAATCGGGGTGGGCGATCGTCCACCCCTACATTATTTTTTGTCTCACGCAGAGGCGCAAAGTGGAATTGAGAGTTAGGTCTGAAAAGACGACAAGATATGTAAGACAAGCTACATAAGTTTATTTGCTCTAAAATTGCTATATACAGCTATAAAAATATTTATTATATCTACCATGTAGACACCCAATCTATCAGTGATGGTAAATATATTATTCAAAAAGTATAACGTGCCTGAAAAGTCGGTATTAAAATTATTTACGATAAAGCCCAATTTATAAACTTGTCCATTTTATTGTCTTTTACCGCCTCTAAAGCAATATTTGCATCAATTACCATTTCTCTAAAATAAGACTCCAAAGGCATAATTTCATCATCGTTATAAGTCTGATATATTTTATATGCAATGGCATCTAACAAAGAGTGACAATACTCTCGGCTACGTTTTGCATAATAATCGAATAATCTACTAGTGGTACTACTAGAATGAACTAGCATATTACGAATACGATAGATGTTATAAACATCATCTTTGAGGTCAATAATTTTCTCAATCAAGTATTTTTCACAATAATTATTATTATAAAAAATTTCATTTACTTGATTTAAATCTGGCAACACTATGTTTTTAGAATTTAATTGTTTCTTTATTTCAGGAACTTTTTGTATAAATTTTTCTAAAAAATCTATTTTATCTTTATTAGCAGATAAGTAGTCTTGTAAATTCTGATCTATAGACTTAGATATATCCATCTCAGAAAATGTTAGAGGTATAGTAAAAACACGTCCAACTTGTCTTACTTCATGATATAGATTAAATTTTAATTTACTCAAAGTAAGAAGTAACTGTACTGTTCTAATACCTTCACTATCAAGCCATAAATCTATATTTTCTTTAAGAATCTTCTTTTTATTCTTAAGACCATCTGATAGTTCAGGAAGCTTTTTAGAAATTGTTTTAGAATCATCAGAAAACTTTTCTACAGCAAACCATGAATTTAATACTTCTTCAGAACTTTGTGAAGCTTCAGTTGCTCGTCTATACCAGTCGATAGAAGCAAGCCATTTCACTACAGTTGGATGACATATATCTTCAGAAGATATCCACTGACCAAGCCTTTGTTGATTATTTTGTGAGTCAATAGAGTTATATCTGATAGTTTGCGGCTTATCCCTACCTTTAAAGTTAAAAGATTATTCTGTATCTCTTCACGCAAATCGTGTAAAATTAATAATAAATGGCGACTAGTAAGATCCTTTTTGGTTGTTTTCAATAGCATCGCATCTTCGCAACCATACTTCTTGTAAATTATCAATATTTTTTATTACATGTTCAGGCGCATTTGATAAAGTAAAATCCATTTTTTTGAGTTACTTATAAAAAAATTAATAATATATAATCTTAATCCCAAAAGAAAGGAAGAGTTGCAGACTTCATAAATTTTCATAGTTCATTGGTTTTGCAAGTCCTTCCGCAATCTCTCTTTTAGCAGATTGGGCAGATGCAATCAGTTGTTGTTGAGTTTTGTTAAATGATTTATTCCATTTCAATTCATCTTGCAAATCTTCCAGGTACTCTCGGAGATGTTCTGCAACTTTATCTTGCACATCTTCAGATAAAGATTCCATCATCTTAATTACAGTAGCGATCGCTGGAGATGACATAATCGAATTTCCCTTATCAACTTTCCCTGTCTATTTTACTAAAAAAACTCAATCAACTCGCCTACTGTAGTCCCAAAGCTCTGAAACTGGGAAAGTTTGTCCTACTGCTGCTTGTCGCACTGACTCTTGCAAATCGGCTAATATTTGTGCTTTTGGCTCTTGTTCATCAATCCAAGCTAAACCACTGACGTTATCAGAATTTATGGAACTTATAAGCTGTTGCCAAAGTTCTACAGGGACGAGTACATCTGTTGTTTCTCCATTTACGTTGGTCACATAACGAATGTGATTTTCAATTTGTGCGATTATCATTATGGTTATTTCTCCTATTATGCTTTTTTGCACCAAATTGCTTTTTTCAACAACCACTAAACAGCATTGTGTATTTTTAGTGATAGGTTAGGCTATGCGTAGACCCAAAGCGGCTTGTCGTAGATATCGCACCCCTAAACTATAATTTTACCAACTTTTTTAGGGTAAATTTTTGACTTGACTGGGAGTATCACAACGCACATTCCACACCCCCAACTGTCAAAAAAGACTCCCAACAGAAGAAACGAGGGATTGCCAATTTAATTAAATCAACCTAACGAGGAAGACGAAATCCCTAAAAAGCTGTTACTTAATAACTAGTGACTTTTTGCCAAACATGATTTTGATAGCAGACTAATTGTGATGAATATAGCTAATTTTCCGTGGCTGACGACGATTATTCTGTTTCCGATAGCCGCATCGCTACTTCTTCCCATCATCCCTGACAAAGAAGGCAAAACAGTGCGCTGGTACTCCCTTATCGTGGGGCTGATAGATTTTGCACTAATTGTTTACGCTTTTTATACTGGGTATGATTTCTCCAATCCAGATTTGCAGTTGGTGGAAAGTTACCCCTGGGTACCACAAATGGGTTTGAATTGGTCAGTAGGGGCAGATGGCTTATCCATGCCCCTAATTATTTTGACTGGATTCATTACCACGCTGGCGATTTTAGCAGCTTGGCCTGTCACCTTCAAGCCCAAGCTATTTTACTTCTTGATTTTGGCGATGTATGGCGGTCAGATTGCCGTGTTCGCCGTCCAGGATATGCTGTTATTTTTCCTGGTGTGGGAACTGGAACTAGTACCGATATACTTCCTGCTGTCGATTTGGGGAGGCAAAAGGCGGCAATATGCAGCGACTAAATTTATTTTATACACCGCCGGCGGTTCGCTGTTTATTTTGCTGTCTGCCCTGACAATGGGATTTTACGGCGATACGGTGACATTCGACATGAGAGCGATCGCTTTAAAAGACTTTGCCCTCAATTTCCAACTTGCCGCCTATGCTGGCTTCCTGATTGCCTACGCTGTCAAGTTGCCGATTATTCCCTTGCACACCTGGCTACCTGATGCCCACGGTGAAGCTACAGCACCCGTACACATGTTATTGGCAGGTATTCTTCTGAAAATGGGCGGTTACGCCTTAATTCGGATGAATGCCCAAATGCTCCCCGATGCCCACGCTCTTTTTGCACCAGTGTTGGTGGTTTTGGGGGTAGTTAATATCATCTACGCTGCCTTAACATCCTTTGCCCAGCGCAACCTGAAGCGAAAAATTGCCTACTCCTCAATTTCCCACATGGGCTTTGTGATGATTGGTATTGCCTCCTTCACCGATTTGGGATTGAGTGGGGCAGTATTGCAAATGGTTTCCCACGGATTAATTGGGGCGAGTTTGTTCTTCCTAGTTGGCGCAACTTACGATCGCACCCACACCCTGATGTTGGATGAAATGGGCGGTG encodes the following:
- a CDS encoding NnrU family protein; translation: MLLISWLTPSHFVILGLQIVFAIAHSGGAALRPWAEKHIGPRLYRILFALISLPLAVILIIYFFGHRYDGLQLWQVQGVLGVREFVWLLSAISFLFLYPATFNLLEIAAIQKPQVHLYETGIIRITRHPQMVGQIIWCVAHTLWLGTTFTLVTSIGLVLHHLFGVWHGDRRLSDRYGEAFEIAKQRTSIIPFKAIIDGRQSLKWEEFLRPAYLGVAIFIALLWWSHPLLMEATSRIVW
- a CDS encoding NAD(P)H-quinone oxidoreductase subunit 4; protein product: MNIANFPWLTTIILFPIAASLLLPIIPDKEGKTVRWYSLIVGLIDFALIVYAFYTGYDFSNPDLQLVESYPWVPQMGLNWSVGADGLSMPLIILTGFITTLAILAAWPVTFKPKLFYFLILAMYGGQIAVFAVQDMLLFFLVWELELVPIYFLLSIWGGKRRQYAATKFILYTAGGSLFILLSALTMGFYGDTVTFDMRAIALKDFALNFQLAAYAGFLIAYAVKLPIIPLHTWLPDAHGEATAPVHMLLAGILLKMGGYALIRMNAQMLPDAHALFAPVLVVLGVVNIIYAALTSFAQRNLKRKIAYSSISHMGFVMIGIASFTDLGLSGAVLQMVSHGLIGASLFFLVGATYDRTHTLMLDEMGGVAKRMPKIFAMFTTCSMASLALPGMSGFVAELMVFVGFATSDAYSSTFKVIVVFLMAVGVILTPIYLLSMLREIFYGEENKELVSHQALIDAEPREVFIIACLLIPIIGIGFYPKLLTQMYDATTVQLTARLRDSVPTLAQQKDDALKVSLSAPEIGN
- a CDS encoding thioredoxin family protein; translated protein: MVLSVSERTFTQEVLESPIPVLVNFEAPWCGLCRIIHPLLLQFQAQCGEEIKLVGVNADQNFKLSTTYRLKSLPTLLLIENGTVRHRLECFRGREDLRLALEEIKASYSQRPKIYKSSKTVELECRSA